Below is a window of Cottoperca gobio chromosome 12, fCotGob3.1, whole genome shotgun sequence DNA.
AGGGTCCTTAAAAATGTTCTCCCCTGTAAAGGGTCCCTGGCCCCAACAAGTTTGAGAACTCCTGgctaaataataatttcagtaACTTATTTGTGTCGCTTGCAGACACGGAGGACGTGTCAAAGGTGACGGACCACCTCTATCCATTCTGCTGGCAGCCTGAAAGAAAGTTTCTAGCCATCAAATGAATTGAatcacaaaatgtgtttaatttcaAAGAGACTTTGACTTGCTTGTCAAATATGTCACAGGTCATACAATGTCAAGTGTATTCAAAGTAAAGACACCATTGTATCAGTGTTGTTTGATAAGagtacaacatttaaaacacatattaagcattacaaaaaaaataccATCTTGTTGTCAGAACAAATCTGAAGGTGGATTACACAGCTCAGTAAGACTATGCTTCTCATAATATACAGAGAATATCttttattatctcagtaaacaaaaaagaaatgaatatgTTGGGCATCACTTTCATCCTCGCAGCTGACTCTCTTCAGATGTCCATTTCAAACTGGGAATcttcaagaaaaagaaaatacattgtaGTTGAGTAGAGGGAAGTAGAACATTAGAGACACGCATGAAGGATTGCAGCTCATCTCTCttgttcacattttaaatatgcagaTGCGTTTACCTGCGCTCTCTTCTGTGTGCAGGCTGTGGTCGCTGTTGTTGCTGGGTGTCTGTTCGGGCTGGCATTTGTCGTTGGAGTTGGGTTTAAGCGGCCTGGTGACTCCTGGGATGTCTGGCAGAGTCGGAGGCGTGCGGGCGAGAGGAGACGTCCGACACTGCAGAAGGAACTTCCTGTCGTAGATGATTCGGGTACCTGCAGGAAGCAGCAGCCAAGGAAACTAAAGTTACATATTATCAATATTTTGCCCGTATAGTATTATACCATTTCAAGGGATCAATATTCACAGCAGCTGTGTTCATATTGTACATTTAGTTCCTGGAAAGGTTTAGACTATACTGGACTTATTATTTTGGGTACTCAACCACAGCATCCtattaaatgcttttttaaacaaaaaaataaaataacataaaattagttaaaataaaaataaaattcagcagcttatattaaataattgtaGCTTAATATGTAGTTCAAACggataaaataaaacaaaacaaaaattcaTACAAATAAAATTCAGCCACTAATCTCAATTTAAAACACTTGTAACCAGTGcgaaaattatgaaaaatataaaagattaaTTCAGCAGCTAACATTGAACAATTGTAACTtggtacaaaataataataatattcaaatcTAGTAAAAATTTAACAGCTAACCTAATCATAAAACACGATATaaataaaaggataaaaaaaaaaagataatatatattgtatgaacCACCTCCACAGTATTGTCAGTATTGTGTAGACCTACTTCTTCTCGGTCAGAGGAcgtttgtgtctttactgtttaCATGTCCCTACATGCCCGTGACCAATGACTGACTGATTTTATTTGTCATCCACATCAGTTGACACACCTTCACTGACCCACTTCCATCTTATCTGTGTAAATCTGTCCCCATCTGTTACAGAACACAGTATCAGTTATAATGACCATGTGTACGCTGCGTCAACTTTCTCACAACACTTTCTGCTTTACTTTTGTCAACATACTGGAGATTTCCCAAGGTTTCAAGATTAGATGTATGAATAAAATACTGAATAAATGGGCCAAACAAGTCATCGTGTTGATGAGAGCGAGACTGGCTTTTAGTCGTAATCGGTTGTTCCAGGTGCTGAGACAAAAACTACATTAATTTTTATCTCTATACACTTTTGTAGAAAGTTTGTGAAAGTGTGGTCAAGTGGTGCCAAGCTAtttagttcactcctctcttttcctccgctctgtctctgactgtagaggtgtgcgcacgtgtgtgtgtcgggtgcccttcgcaaaacagagtgggggagagaatgtgaatgcgcaaagtagacagtaaacactgaaacgtgtacataaagtaaatgaataacataagagtttagtttatttaataaaagagcacctgttcaatgtgaaatgtgagttgtgaatatatatacacacatataaaaataaaaacaaacaaaaaaacagggcAAACACTGAGGTTATGATTAGCTCATTTTCATGTGTTCTAGTGGAGCCAACATCTAGTAAACAAGTTGCTGCAGCTCAACAGCCGCCTGCTGTAAGAACACTATAAATAGGATTTGACAGAGGACTGGCCTATATTTGAACATACAGTAGTTGATTGTGTAAGTACAGCTACAGGCTAATCACACTGAATGCATTAGTCTGCTATTCATAATTAACTCATGCCAAAAAGGaatgtttatttacataaagCTTTCTAAAACAAGTACAGAGTCTCTGTTTCAGGAAGCACCGATGCTATCACAGTAACAGTACAACAGaacagtatttgtatttgtattgtagtATTTGCGCTGGGATTTATGAGCAAAAAGATCAAAGTTCAAGTTTCAATGACGCAATGGTATGTCACAATCGTATGCATAGTATGCATAGTGCATTCTGCAGTACACAGTAAGGGTAGCAGTACATACtataacaaagagaaaaagcatGTGATTTGGAACACAGCCGCTGTTGATGTGATCAAGGAGTTCCTGAAAAAGAGAGAATCACTCACTGAACCtccacataaataaataaaggttgaaaGGTTTGTCTCCAGGTCAACGTGGCATTCTTCAAAAATCCCCTGCAGACCTTCTATTTCACCTTTAAGTGTCCCTTTAACGCACTCCTTGTATTACTGACCTTTTTCTCAAcccttttaaaaatgatttcgGATAAGATTTAAACGGTGTAGAATCTATTGACATGGCCCAGTACATCGTTACCTCCTGGCGTAGTGCTGAACAGAGTCCCGCCAGGGGTCGTGGAGTAGTCCTGGGGCATGTGGGCAGCATCGTGGATGGTGACCCGTCTTACGGCCGGTATATCCTGGCTCCTGGTGGCTTGACCTCCCGCTGACATCTCTCACAACACTGGGTCGATTTGTGCGACTTAAACACCACAGACGGGAAAGTTGCTTCAGGTGTGAAAGACGTTACGAAGTTGCAAACCTACCTTGTGCCTCCACGTGGTGAGATCACATCCAAAACATCCCAGAAACCTCCTTCAAAACAACACGTGACGCGGAGGGCTATGATTGGCTGAATACAGGGGGCGTCACAACTGAACTGAAGGCTGCTCTATCAAGCAGATAATTACATCCTAATATTCAGTTTGCAACAGGAAAATGCAATATTAAGAACAACTAAATATTGATATTACTGATACGAAAACTTTTTTCAtgtgattaaaaaatatatttgtaatcaCAGCAAACATACAgcataaccccccccccaaaaaaaaattGGGATGTATGcagtataattaaaataatatatataattataaacaaGTCATCAAAATCCGAGGACACTCTAAAATGATGGCCCCAAATGACTCGATATGTAAATGtcaattcatatatatatatcatatattcatatataccATTAGGCTGATATCTGT
It encodes the following:
- the LOC115016939 gene encoding eukaryotic translation initiation factor 4E-binding protein 1-like; the encoded protein is MSAGGQATRSQDIPAVRRVTIHDAAHMPQDYSTTPGGTLFSTTPGGTRIIYDRKFLLQCRTSPLARTPPTLPDIPGVTRPLKPNSNDKCQPEQTPSNNSDHSLHTEESADSQFEMDI